AGGTTATGTTGAAAGTTTTGAAAAAGCTTTTGGCGAGGATATTCGGGAGCTCTCCATTGAGGAAACTTGGCACCGGGTTGGCCAAGCGCTGGCTACTTTTATGCGAGTTGCTGTCTCTCGTGATTCCGCTTTTGATAGATGGAATGCGGGAGAGGATGGAGCAATTACAGACGCCGCGATTCGCGGAGCAGATATCTTCTCGGGTAAAGCTGGATGTTCAATGTGCCACTTCGGAGCATTTCTAAGTGATTTCCAATTTCACAATGTTTCGACTTCCCCACCGGCTGCGGATGGTGCTCGACATGATGAAGGAAGATTTTTGGTAACCGGTAAAGAACTCGACGCCGGGAAATTTCTGACCCCAATGCTACGGGGTGTAGGTCAAACATCACCTTATTTTCATGATGGCTCTGAAACGTCTTTGTACGAAGTGATTCGCCAAAAGACGACGAAGCGAGTTCTCCTCGATCCGTTGCACAGTCCTGTTCTTGCGAATCTTCCTGAGCTATCAGATGAGGATATCGATGATATGGTACAATTTCTCAAGAGCTTAGACGGCTCGCCTTTGCCCATAGAAAAGCTTGCACCTTTGGTTCGTGAAGACCTTCCGCAATAGTGAAGAATAGGAGTCGCGCCCAAGAACACTTCTGGGCGCAGCGACTAGTTGGCGTTCTCGAATTCTAGAGGAATCCAAACCGAGAAGGTGGCACCTTGATGCTCGGAATCATGGATTTCGATGACGCCGCGGTGGTTCTTGATAATCGATTGAGAGAGCGAAAGCCCAAGGCCTGTTCCTTGCCCCGTGGATTTTGTCGTAAAGAACTCAGTAAAAATATGACTACGCGCATTGAGAGGAACCCCCGTGCCGTTATCGGTGAAGGCGATGTTAACGCCTTTTTCATCGCCGTGTTTAGCCGCCTTTGCCGTGATGTGAATCTCGCCTTGGTAATCAATTCCCTGAAGTTGACTCTTTTGTTTTTGCTCGGCAATGGAATCAGCAGCGTTGGACAATATATTGATAAAAACCTGTCCGATTTGACTGCGGAAGCAACAGCATAGGGGAAGCTCGGGTATCTTACTGATGACATCGCAACCTACCAGTTTTCCCTGGGTAATGAGTAACGCTTCCGCCAGCACCTTGTCGATACTCACATCGTATGAAGGGTTTTGATCTTGACGGCTTTGGGTCTTGAGCGCCTTGGTGACTTCGTTGAGGTTGCTCACGGCAGTTTCCATCAGCGATTGATTCTTATTCGAAGTATTCAGGAAACCTGCAATTCCAGAGTTAAGATTTGAGGATTGATGATCTGATTCGTTAAGGTTTTCGAGCAGTGCTGCAAGCTCTTGGTTCTGTTGCTTTTGATTTTGTACGGCCATGTCCACGACCCAGAGTGGATTTTGCACTTCGTGGGCGATGGTGGCAATCATTTGGCCAAGACTTGCGAGCTTTCCCGACTGAATAAGAAGGTCTTTGGTTCTGCGAATTTCAATCTCGGAGGCTTGTTTGAGCTGTTTACTTTTAATGCGCAGCTCCAAATGCATCACCACTTCTTGAGCCAGTGTGTTCATGGCCTCTTTTTGTTCGTCCGTAAGTTTTCGTGCCTGGGTGTCAATGACGCAGATGGTTCCGATGCGAAAGTTATCGGGGGTGACGAGCGGTTGACCACCATAAAATCGGATATGAGGCTCGTCGGTGACCAGGGGGTTATCGGCAAATCTTTCGTCGAGCGCAGCATCGGGAACTTCAAAGAAATGGTCGTTGTGAATCGCAAATTGACAAAATGAAATATCGCGGGGTGTCTCACATGTTTCAAGCCCGATACGAGATTTGAACCATTGCCGGCTGTCGTCTAGAAGGCTGATCAAAGCGATGGGTGTCTCACAAATGTTGGAAGCGAGACTTGTGAGCCTATCGAATTGGGCCTCGGCTTCTGTATCCAAGATAAGATACGACTTGAGTTTTTCAATTCTCAACTCATCTTGATAGGGCAGCGGTGCTGAAGCCATTGTAAGTAATCTCATCGTGAGTAAGAGTCTGAGCCTAATCAGTTAGAAGATTAAACTGATTAATCAGACTTTACTAGGATGCTAAAAATTGGGCAACCTACTCGGGTATTTAACTTAGGGCGTTGTCTTTATATCCGCACCAGATGAGTCTGCGGATGCGATGATCACCGATTCTCCCAGGTTTAGATAATTCCCGCGGCTTATCATGGCCAGAGAGTCAGTCAGAGAGACCAAGCTGAAGTATGCATCGGTTGAAATGGTTTCTCCGGTTGGAGTCTCCAGGGTTTGCGGAGAACCCGCCTCCCTGATCCACGCGATATCTGTGTAATCTTCGCTTTCAATCAGCCAAGCCGAACCGTTACTTACAGAAACAGGGGTAACTCTAAGAGGAGCATCAGGTCCCGACGTTTGCCCGATCTTATAAGGAGCAAGAATTGAGAGAAAATCGGGTGCAATACCGGTTGTCACAGAATCCGTCACTTTGTGGTCCCCCGCACCGCTGATGAGTTGATGAACGTGAGGAATGAATAGAGGTGTGTAGCTTGGCTCTTCTACTGCGCATGCACCCGACGTCGAAGCAGTGAATATCTCCAGCGCTCCAGTATCTCGCTTGATGTGTGGACCGTACTCTTGAAGGGTGACTTCACCGCCTAAGTCGTAGCCTGCGAAAGCGTGGGTTCGGTAGCGGTACTCGTGCTCTTCGTTGTCTTGTGAAGTGAGCTGGTCAACCATCACGAAATAACGCTCGCGAACAAATGCAACACCGCGGATGATTTGGGTGCCTTCATAAGTCTGGCGTGATTCCGCATACGCTAAATTCTGAGCCTCCACCGTATTTTCAATAAAGGCATCTTCGCCGCCCCATTCGTTGAGAAGGCCTTTGGCAGGTGCTCCGTTACCATCGATCAAAATAACATTGTGGGAGCGGGCATTGGCGGTAACCGCATTATCTTGCGTATCTGGTTTGTAATAACCGGTATCTGTAATCAAGAGTTCACCGTAGGCGCCCATTACAAATGAAGTGCCATCAACGTGGTCGTGTAGCGTTTTGCGCGCGGATCCATTTTCGCCCATGAGCATGAGCACACGGTCATCCAAATCCCAGCCAGAGCGAAAGTTTGCCATGCCTCCAGCGGGTAGGAATCTATTTTTCCAGGTTGGAGGTTCTGCGTCCGGTTTCGGGCTGACGTAGGCAAGGTGTGAAATAGAGAGGTCGTGGCCGCCGCGGATTTTGTAGGGGTCGTTCGCGTTGGAGGTCCAATCCCAGAGGTGGTGTTCGGGAGCGCCATAATGCACAAAGAGTGCCTGAGCCGCTTGGTTGCGAAGTGGTGAATCAGCGATAGGGGCCCGGTGGCCTTGAGGGAGCCGAATAGAAATGGACCAGTCCAGGACAGCATGCATGAGTTCACTGCGAATGGGGCTCGGGTAGGTAAAGGGTTCGTTTTCTACACAGCCATGGCCGGTCCAGGGATCAAGATCGGAGCGGTTGATGCAGTTGCGGTTGTAAATCGTTTCAGGATCTTGGCGGTTATCAACTGCGATAAAAAACGCGACGGTCGGTGCAAATCCGAAACTAAAATAGTGCGGGCCTTCGCTGATGCTGCCGTCTGCTTGAACGTATTGGCCATCGGGGCCCAGCAGGTAATCAAGTTCACTCACTGACCAGTCTAACCACTCTTTTGCCTTGGGGTGGTCTTGGAAAGCGAGCCCAACAAAACCAATGGCCGCGGCAGTGCGGATAGGATGATTGTTTTGGGCAACGCCTAAGGCAACGCCTCGAAAAAAAGCATCCAGAACATAATGGTCATAAAACTGTTCGGTGATGACAGTGAGCTTGTCTTCAATGGATTGGCTTTGTGCTTCGTTCATAAAATCTGTAGCCATCAGAAAATCCCAAGCAGCCGTGTAGTGCATAAGGCTCTCTGGCATGCGGATGTTGATGCCCCACTGGGTATGGTCATCCCAATTGGTCTCAAGCATTTCCATAGCCGCGATCGAGCGGGCGGCGGCATCGGCGTCATCTTGTAGCCAGGCGATGAATGCATTGAACATCGCAACCTCGGCGTTATCGCCATGAAGGCCTGCGTCCCAAGTATCAGGCTCTGGATTTTGGAGCTCTTTAAGTGCCTGGCTCTCAATGCGCGTGAAGATGTGCCCGAGTGTTTCGGATTCAATGTTTTCGAGAATCTGTGTTTTTCTATCCGCAGTGACCAGCATGTAGGGGTGATCTGGGATCACAAATGTACTGGGTTCAGGCTCGGTCGTTTCTGAGTCGCCTTTGCAAGCTTGGTGGCTGAGAGCCAAACTTAAAAGCAGAGCAGTGATGCCAATGATACTAAACGATGAAGGTGTCTTTAACATAGAAGATCGATGACATTGTATGAGCATGGCATCAAGTCATTAACCCTATCTAGACAAATTAAGGCGTCGTTTTAGAAGCTTCCTCGTGGGCTTGAATGAGTTTGATGGCTTCTCCGGCCACTTCGTTCGGAACGGGAAAGCTTAATACATAGTGTGTGATCTGCCATGTTTGGTCTTGCTTGACCAATGCGCCGCTGCCTCGGGTGTTGCCATATTTCTCGTTGTGCAGTTGCTCGTCAAACCAAGCAGTTTTGCCGCTCGGTGCAAGTGAGATGTTGCGTGCAGTGGATACATAGGTCCACCCTTTACCCTTTGAAAAATAGGGTTCGGCGAAGGCTTTGAATGCTTCAACACTCCATCGCTCGTTTTTGTCGGTTCCTAAGAACACCCCATCTTTGTGAAAATAACCAAAATAGGTGGCTCCATCGGCTTTGGACGCGGCATTGTGAAAGCCATCAAGAACGGTGTCGATGGCTGCGATATCTGGAGTGTTATCCATTTGTACCTCCGGGAGGGATTGGGAACAGGCGGTGAAGGCAAGCGTAAGCACGACCGAATAAATCCATTTCACTCTTTGTCTTCCTTTGGAAAAATGTGGGACTGATATTGGATATTTAGAGGCTGCTTACAAGCCATAAAGCCTGGTCGATTGAGAATAAGCCGATCAACTCTGTACAGCTCTTTACGGCCAAAACCTAAAAGGTCAATCTTTATAGCAGGTTAGGCGGGGAATGATTATATGCTGCTAATCTACTCTTGAGTAGACGACTGGGCGAATCTTTGGTAACTTAAACTTCAAGCCGTACCGACTTTAGATTCATGAACCTACGGATGAACCTTATGCCAACTTACGAAAACAACAGTGTAAGCCGAGAAACCATTCGTCATTATCCAGAATTTAACCGGCTGCCCGGGCGAGGGTTAACTGAGGACCGTTTTTCTCGCACGGCGGTGGATCAAGAATCTTGCCTGGGCTCTATCGAACGGATCATCGGGTTCTTATCGACTATCAGCCATGACTTAAGTCGAGCGCTGGACGGCCTGAATCTTTGGCAACCCAAGGAGGTACTGAGTGCCGCCGATGCGATCTACACCGAATGTTTGGATGTGGGCGCTTTGCATGCATCTCGGCTTGCTCTTGAGCTACGACACGTTGCCGCGGCAAATCATCCTCGTGAATCCCGCAAGACTTACCAACTTTTGCGAACAGAATTGATTTTCGTTTGGCAGGATCTACAAAGCAGGCTTGAAGTCATTCGTCTCAATATGAAAAAACACGAACAGAATTCTAAGCTGGCCAATTGAGCCGCCTTAGATACTTACTCCGCATAGCCGTGCTTCTTGTGGCGTGTTCATCGCCTGAATAATACGTTTATCGCCGTATTCAATATCAATCAGTCGCTTCGAGTTTCGGTGGACCACGTGATGAGCCCCTTGGTCTGCCAGAGCCGTCCCTAATTCGTGACGGGCTTGTTTGCCGAAAAGAACGGGGTGGCCGTGTTTGCCGTCGTATATCGGGCGTGCGATTTTGTCGTCGTCTTCAAGAAAGCTAGAAGATAATTTATCGACAAGATTTAAGCTTCCAAACACCATGTCAACGGGCCATAGGAGAAGCCTCTTGGGTGTCGGGAGAACATCGAGTCCACACCGAATGGAGTCGATGGGCTGGCCGTCGCTTCTGCCTTCCACAACCACGACCGAGTCCAAAATAGGACGGGCAATGTTTAAGGCCATCTCCTGGGTCAAGGTTGAAGCGGTATCAGTGTGGCCGCAAACAATAACAACCTGTCCTGGAGTGCATTGAGAGGCTCGATAAACGATATGTTCTAAAAGAGTTTTACCGTCGTATTGTAGGAGTGCTTTGGGTTGACCCATTCGGCTCGATCGCCCGGCGGAAAGAATCAGAGTATCAAATGACATAGGCGGCTTAAGCTTTACCGGGCAGTTTATGTTTGGACAAAGGCATACTGCGTACACGGTAGCCGGTGGCGGCAAAGATTGCGTTGGTTACGGCCGGAATAAGAGGTGGTACACCCACTTCGCCTATACCTCCTGGTTCCACATCCGGGTTGTCCATAATAGCCACTTCAACTTC
This genomic window from Deltaproteobacteria bacterium contains:
- a CDS encoding nuclear transport factor 2 family protein — translated: MDNTPDIAAIDTVLDGFHNAASKADGATYFGYFHKDGVFLGTDKNERWSVEAFKAFAEPYFSKGKGWTYVSTARNISLAPSGKTAWFDEQLHNEKYGNTRGSGALVKQDQTWQITHYVLSFPVPNEVAGEAIKLIQAHEEASKTTP
- a CDS encoding GAF domain-containing protein, which produces MASAPLPYQDELRIEKLKSYLILDTEAEAQFDRLTSLASNICETPIALISLLDDSRQWFKSRIGLETCETPRDISFCQFAIHNDHFFEVPDAALDERFADNPLVTDEPHIRFYGGQPLVTPDNFRIGTICVIDTQARKLTDEQKEAMNTLAQEVVMHLELRIKSKQLKQASEIEIRRTKDLLIQSGKLASLGQMIATIAHEVQNPLWVVDMAVQNQKQQNQELAALLENLNESDHQSSNLNSGIAGFLNTSNKNQSLMETAVSNLNEVTKALKTQSRQDQNPSYDVSIDKVLAEALLITQGKLVGCDVISKIPELPLCCCFRSQIGQVFINILSNAADSIAEQKQKSQLQGIDYQGEIHITAKAAKHGDEKGVNIAFTDNGTGVPLNARSHIFTEFFTTKSTGQGTGLGLSLSQSIIKNHRGVIEIHDSEHQGATFSVWIPLEFENAN
- a CDS encoding NTP transferase domain-containing protein encodes the protein MSFDTLILSAGRSSRMGQPKALLQYDGKTLLEHIVYRASQCTPGQVVIVCGHTDTASTLTQEMALNIARPILDSVVVVEGRSDGQPIDSIRCGLDVLPTPKRLLLWPVDMVFGSLNLVDKLSSSFLEDDDKIARPIYDGKHGHPVLFGKQARHELGTALADQGAHHVVHRNSKRLIDIEYGDKRIIQAMNTPQEARLCGVSI